The Halorhabdus sp. BNX81 genome includes a region encoding these proteins:
- a CDS encoding S8 family serine peptidase: MRIIERNGNYSGMKYKLQGQRKSSVLTAALLGAILILLVLSATGAASASTAVENLSDPAVNTGLQSTATENNQTSVEYVTLITGDTVAIVDSANGTQYRFLGNTNGTIYETDTSVYVVPDGVNRSRFDRTLFNVDLLRQQNLTDRESGSLPIIVKWTSDGQSRHSGRRLLRRSGSRTTHNLDIINSTSITIPKAQATEVYQRLKTSDRIAHVYYNAKVQATAAPSRTAIDAQIARNRYNVTGEGLTVAVLDSGVNESHPDINGSEIAEKDFTGEGTTVDLARHGTAVAGLITGDGTASNDTYVGVAPNTNIVDARVLDRFGDGSVANVIAGIEYALERDVDAISMSLGHPATSTRQNDLFRESIARASQQDVLVVTSSGKQPGYGSITSPGTLGEVLTVGSSIGDKQLAQYTPQGPTPHGKYVKPNVVAPGSSVRAPGTDGGYRTSKGTSFATPLVTGTGVLVRQAHPGWSDERIKHAITSTADPFSGADVYTQGAGIVNASAAIDTQVLVEPATINFDTVTVGSSESRTFTATNLGNTSRKMNISAEVRSVESGTPDDISLNRTQLHLEPAESATVRVTVRPTDEVSVPHSGRITVGNKTAIFGYTPSRTITVKKRGFGSKNNDTVAVVNTDTDRVYGPREIGGSTTTFSVSKPGTYVAVSTSRHNGQPVVTANETTVQGEATIILDEHRTVRRSIATSSLPEPASALHNRTVALNATVDGAPYDVRLVANDAGTGTVRVSPTERMTYAVRRVITVSPEARTFDTPTIYHLKHVSETIEDSHRHDTVNVENLATQHVSYYRGRPNETYSATLAADEFDDVSLAQAYTTGGLADRHEQTIRVSPSIVQYHDSVAFGQSGYVRWTATGQAFVRSLEGGEAIRTAVKKQPYRSMLKSWSLSDRYFEAAIFPTVGQPPRGYVMSDSPREQYTVWINGNRTKTTTRNYATAYLSARQQGIDRVRLRVQDQHGMSPLSNDTVTTFAASTNGSDRRPPAVPDVIFESQSATNVVPNGNLSVTIRTSDAGSGLRNATLYVGTRNTTGSPTGTPFESGTEWQEVPLHRTASGEYTATLPLEKYRGSLSVAVRAIDKAGNYVETTATDAVVVGSRRPTPVVTANRTLITVNSTVRLDASNSFDDLGIDSYQWDIDGDGTTDRTTTRPTTTVSYAEPGAVNPTLTVSDLQGFSASTAIATIAVAERLPAEQLPKQVRTDIHDAVITDSVGTAGVAYGRRSVKGDSVLYVTGRSNGGIDAGPNSTVVVNGTSVSGRTAGHNVIARNGTFRGGINASGTVVVASNQTIVSGNLQCEELIRVLPGATLRVQGTIEAQRVDVAESGSVVADAGIDAQVDAESDANETDTADARALVDARLSDVLSSNASVQPDIEHAVEGGQVEIARKAQPGRTVAAESVVFVDGKTNGGISAGSNSTLVVNGTAVNGKVNGHNVIARNATFHGGINASGTVVVTGNRTVVSGDMQSAETVRVLPGATLQVSGTIDAQKVIAEKGAVSVAKTSNAS, encoded by the coding sequence ATGAGAATTATTGAAAGAAATGGAAATTATAGTGGAATGAAGTACAAGCTGCAAGGACAACGAAAGAGTTCAGTTCTGACTGCTGCTCTCCTCGGAGCGATCCTGATTCTACTGGTATTGTCAGCCACCGGTGCTGCGTCAGCGAGCACTGCCGTGGAAAATTTGTCGGATCCAGCAGTGAATACGGGACTACAGTCTACGGCAACGGAAAACAACCAGACTTCAGTCGAGTATGTCACTCTCATCACTGGCGATACAGTGGCCATTGTCGACAGTGCTAACGGGACACAATATCGTTTCCTCGGCAATACGAACGGCACGATCTACGAGACGGATACCAGCGTCTATGTAGTCCCCGACGGCGTCAACCGTTCACGGTTCGATCGGACGCTTTTCAACGTTGACCTCCTTCGCCAGCAAAACCTCACTGATCGAGAGAGCGGATCACTGCCGATCATCGTCAAGTGGACCAGTGACGGTCAAAGCCGCCATAGTGGTCGGCGGCTACTCCGTCGATCGGGCAGTCGTACGACCCATAATCTGGATATTATAAACAGTACGTCTATCACTATCCCCAAGGCGCAGGCGACAGAGGTGTACCAACGCCTCAAAACAAGCGATCGGATTGCGCACGTGTATTATAACGCAAAAGTCCAGGCCACAGCAGCACCCAGCAGAACGGCGATCGATGCCCAGATTGCACGGAATCGATACAACGTCACAGGAGAAGGGCTAACCGTCGCAGTTCTGGACTCCGGCGTTAACGAATCCCATCCGGACATCAATGGTTCGGAAATTGCCGAGAAGGATTTCACTGGAGAGGGGACAACTGTTGACCTCGCCCGGCATGGTACCGCCGTTGCCGGGTTGATTACTGGCGATGGAACAGCCTCAAACGATACGTACGTCGGCGTTGCCCCCAACACGAATATCGTTGATGCACGCGTACTCGATCGGTTTGGGGACGGAAGCGTTGCTAACGTCATCGCCGGCATCGAATACGCTCTCGAACGAGATGTAGACGCCATTTCGATGAGCCTCGGACACCCGGCGACCAGCACTCGCCAGAACGACCTATTCCGAGAAAGTATCGCCAGGGCATCACAGCAGGACGTTCTGGTAGTTACTTCGTCCGGGAAACAGCCCGGATATGGATCGATCACCTCACCCGGAACACTCGGCGAAGTGTTGACGGTCGGTTCGAGTATCGGCGACAAACAGCTTGCTCAGTATACCCCGCAAGGCCCGACACCGCACGGGAAGTACGTTAAGCCGAACGTTGTTGCTCCAGGATCAAGCGTCCGTGCTCCTGGTACCGACGGCGGATACCGGACGTCGAAGGGGACATCCTTTGCAACACCGCTGGTCACTGGGACTGGCGTGCTGGTCCGACAGGCACATCCCGGATGGAGTGACGAGCGGATCAAACATGCGATCACATCAACCGCGGATCCGTTCTCAGGTGCCGACGTGTACACGCAAGGGGCGGGCATCGTGAATGCCTCGGCAGCGATCGATACACAGGTGCTTGTCGAACCAGCTACGATAAACTTTGACACCGTGACAGTTGGTTCGAGTGAATCCCGGACATTCACGGCCACAAATCTCGGAAACACATCACGGAAAATGAATATCTCCGCAGAGGTTCGCTCCGTCGAATCAGGTACTCCGGATGACATCTCGCTCAACCGGACACAGCTACATTTAGAGCCTGCCGAATCAGCGACTGTTCGAGTCACAGTGCGTCCGACTGACGAAGTCTCGGTACCACATTCCGGACGGATCACAGTCGGGAACAAGACAGCGATCTTCGGATACACTCCTTCGCGAACGATTACAGTCAAAAAGCGGGGGTTCGGATCGAAGAACAACGACACAGTCGCAGTAGTGAATACCGACACCGACCGCGTGTACGGCCCCCGTGAAATCGGTGGATCGACAACCACATTCTCCGTTTCGAAACCCGGAACGTACGTTGCGGTCTCGACGAGCCGGCATAATGGCCAGCCAGTTGTCACAGCGAACGAAACGACCGTACAGGGGGAGGCGACGATCATCCTCGACGAACACCGGACAGTGCGACGAAGCATCGCAACGTCATCGCTGCCGGAGCCCGCGTCAGCATTACACAACCGGACAGTGGCCCTAAACGCCACCGTCGATGGCGCACCGTACGACGTGCGACTGGTCGCCAACGACGCCGGAACTGGAACGGTGCGTGTGAGTCCGACCGAGCGGATGACCTACGCAGTTCGGCGAGTGATCACAGTCTCACCCGAGGCCAGGACGTTCGATACGCCGACGATCTACCACCTGAAACACGTCTCCGAGACCATCGAAGATTCTCACAGGCACGACACGGTCAACGTGGAGAACCTTGCGACTCAACACGTCTCCTATTACCGTGGTCGACCGAACGAGACGTATTCGGCAACGCTGGCGGCTGATGAGTTCGACGACGTCTCGCTCGCGCAGGCATATACAACCGGAGGGCTCGCCGATCGTCACGAGCAGACGATTCGCGTATCACCGAGTATCGTCCAATATCACGATTCGGTTGCATTCGGCCAGTCCGGATACGTCAGGTGGACGGCAACGGGACAGGCCTTCGTCCGATCTCTCGAAGGCGGCGAAGCGATCCGAACAGCTGTCAAGAAACAGCCCTATCGGTCGATGCTCAAGTCGTGGTCCCTCTCCGACCGTTATTTCGAGGCGGCAATATTCCCGACGGTCGGCCAGCCACCACGTGGGTACGTGATGAGTGATAGCCCCCGCGAACAGTACACGGTCTGGATTAACGGGAACCGGACAAAAACGACAACTCGAAACTATGCGACGGCATATCTTTCGGCCCGACAGCAAGGGATCGACAGGGTGCGGCTTCGCGTACAGGACCAACATGGAATGTCGCCGCTGTCGAACGACACCGTGACGACGTTCGCGGCGTCGACGAACGGGAGCGATCGGCGACCGCCGGCCGTTCCGGACGTGATCTTCGAAAGCCAGAGTGCGACCAACGTCGTACCGAACGGCAATCTGAGCGTGACGATTCGAACGAGCGATGCCGGCAGTGGCCTCAGAAACGCCACGCTCTACGTCGGGACGCGTAACACCACAGGTTCACCGACCGGTACGCCCTTCGAGAGTGGAACCGAATGGCAGGAAGTCCCACTACACCGGACGGCTAGTGGCGAGTATACAGCGACGTTGCCGCTGGAGAAGTACCGCGGCAGCCTCAGCGTCGCCGTGCGAGCGATCGACAAGGCGGGGAACTACGTCGAGACGACGGCGACGGACGCGGTCGTCGTCGGGAGTCGTCGTCCAACACCCGTTGTGACGGCAAATCGGACATTGATCACCGTGAACAGCACTGTTCGGCTTGACGCGAGCAATTCATTCGACGATCTCGGAATCGATAGCTATCAGTGGGATATTGACGGTGATGGAACCACTGACCGAACGACGACCAGGCCGACGACCACTGTGAGCTACGCCGAGCCGGGTGCGGTCAATCCAACCCTGACCGTCAGCGACCTGCAAGGCTTCTCGGCGAGTACGGCCATCGCGACGATCGCGGTTGCGGAGCGTTTACCTGCGGAGCAGTTGCCAAAGCAGGTTCGAACTGACATCCACGATGCAGTTATCACTGACAGTGTCGGGACAGCCGGCGTGGCGTACGGTCGCCGGTCAGTCAAAGGTGATTCTGTGTTGTACGTCACAGGCAGAAGTAATGGCGGAATCGACGCTGGCCCGAACAGTACCGTCGTCGTGAACGGCACGTCCGTCAGTGGGAGGACGGCTGGGCACAACGTGATCGCACGGAACGGAACGTTCCGGGGTGGAATCAATGCCTCTGGGACCGTCGTCGTTGCAAGTAATCAAACAATCGTATCCGGAAATCTGCAGTGCGAGGAGTTAATCCGAGTTCTGCCCGGTGCGACACTACGCGTGCAGGGGACGATCGAAGCACAACGCGTCGACGTCGCAGAAAGTGGAAGTGTCGTAGCTGACGCGGGGATAGATGCACAGGTTGATGCTGAATCCGACGCGAACGAGACTGATACGGCCGACGCACGTGCACTCGTGGATGCACGCCTTTCGGACGTACTATCGTCGAACGCGAGCGTCCAGCCCGACATCGAGCATGCGGTCGAGGGCGGGCAGGTCGAAATAGCACGGAAGGCACAGCCCGGCAGAACGGTCGCCGCCGAGTCAGTCGTGTTTGTGGATGGCAAGACGAACGGCGGGATCAGCGCCGGCTCGAACAGTACCCTCGTCGTGAACGGGACTGCAGTCAATGGGAAGGTGAACGGTCACAACGTGATCGCCCGGAACGCGACGTTCCACGGCGGAATCAACGCATCCGGGACGGTGGTTGTTACGGGCAACCGAACAGTCGTGTCCGGCGATATGCAGAGTGCCGAAACAGTCAGAGTGTTGCCAGGTGCGACACTGCAGGTCAGCGGGACAATCGACGCACAGAAAGTCATCGCCGAGAAGGGGGCCGTGTCGGTCGCAAAGACCAGTAACGCCAGCTAA
- a CDS encoding DEAD/DEAH box helicase, which translates to MPVADVLPDFAPAFPFESFNAMQAETLPALLERDENVVVSAPTASGKTAVAEVAIAKTIDRGGTALFLAPLRALTNEKESEWDRFEELGYSVYVVTGERDLNPRRAERADVLVMTPEKADSATRKHDSSRYSFVTDVDCVVIDEVHLLDADRRGSVLEVTISRLRRLCDPRIVALSATMTNIGDVAEWLEAPAESTFAFGEDYRPVPLNADVKTYSHGENAFADKYRRLYRALDLVEPHLREDGQSLVFVSSRQDTVQAAKKTRDELAERDIPVGARGDYDFHNDASELNNNTLRQSVLDGVGFHHAGLSREDKNLVEQWFREGKLAVLFSTSTLAWGVNLPARCVVIRDTKLHDPLEGEVDMSPLDVLQMLGRAGRPGYDEHGYAWVITDRSEADKYRRLLRDGKEIESRLAESLDAHLNAEIAMGTIRDLDDVLDWLETTFYYVRANNAPDRYDAAGSLREQASSTMRGLVDRGFVEMDDDLRVSATALGRLASRFYLRLDTARHFGDLADAAGEAELTERDILSAVAGAGEFDSVSARTDERDAVHAVLGDDRTDQETVVDVDLDSGQRKVLAILEASMRGTTPTELQSDAWVIRQNANRLLAALQAFLAEFDGARAANLARRIEARVEHGISDDAVGLTAIDGVGSGRASKLAAEGLATPADVVAAGVEGLVDADLSEGVAERVLESARDLPVVEIDWGDFPESIPHGENEMCEVTIRNTAGGGQAGIRVTVNGVEMTASETYLGEATLPVGVFGGDADELTFRVEVAFPELPIQPVVETRTVEVV; encoded by the coding sequence GTGCCCGTCGCCGACGTATTGCCCGACTTCGCGCCGGCGTTTCCCTTCGAGTCGTTCAACGCGATGCAGGCCGAGACCCTGCCGGCGCTGCTCGAGCGCGACGAGAACGTCGTCGTGAGCGCGCCGACCGCCAGCGGCAAGACCGCGGTCGCGGAGGTCGCCATCGCGAAGACCATCGATCGGGGCGGGACGGCGCTCTTCCTCGCGCCGCTCCGGGCACTCACCAACGAGAAGGAGAGCGAGTGGGATCGCTTTGAGGAACTGGGCTACTCGGTGTACGTCGTCACCGGCGAACGCGACCTCAACCCCCGCCGCGCAGAGCGTGCGGACGTTCTCGTCATGACCCCCGAGAAGGCCGACTCGGCGACTCGCAAGCACGACTCCAGCCGGTACAGCTTCGTCACCGACGTCGACTGCGTGGTCATCGACGAGGTCCACTTACTCGACGCCGACCGCCGCGGGAGCGTGCTGGAGGTCACCATTTCCAGACTGCGACGCCTCTGTGACCCCCGGATCGTCGCCCTCTCGGCGACGATGACCAACATCGGGGACGTCGCCGAGTGGCTTGAGGCCCCCGCCGAGAGCACCTTCGCCTTCGGCGAGGACTACCGACCGGTCCCCCTCAACGCCGACGTCAAGACCTACAGCCACGGCGAGAACGCCTTCGCCGACAAGTACCGTCGCCTCTACCGAGCCCTCGATCTCGTCGAACCCCACCTCCGGGAGGACGGGCAGTCACTCGTGTTCGTCTCCTCCCGGCAGGACACGGTCCAGGCGGCCAAGAAGACCCGCGACGAACTCGCCGAACGGGACATTCCGGTCGGTGCCCGGGGCGACTACGACTTTCACAACGACGCTTCCGAACTCAACAACAACACCCTCCGACAGTCGGTGCTCGACGGCGTCGGGTTCCACCACGCCGGGCTCTCCCGGGAGGACAAAAATCTGGTCGAGCAGTGGTTCCGCGAGGGAAAACTCGCGGTCCTCTTCTCCACCTCGACGCTCGCCTGGGGCGTCAACCTCCCCGCCCGGTGTGTCGTGATCCGTGATACCAAACTCCACGATCCCCTGGAGGGCGAGGTCGACATGAGTCCGCTGGACGTCCTCCAGATGCTCGGGCGGGCGGGCCGGCCGGGCTACGACGAACACGGGTACGCCTGGGTGATCACCGACCGCAGCGAGGCCGACAAGTACCGGCGACTCCTCCGAGACGGGAAGGAGATCGAGTCACGGCTGGCCGAGAGCCTGGATGCCCACCTCAACGCCGAGATCGCGATGGGGACGATCCGGGATCTCGACGACGTGCTCGACTGGCTGGAGACGACGTTCTACTACGTGCGCGCGAACAATGCCCCAGATCGCTACGACGCCGCGGGATCGCTTCGGGAGCAGGCCAGTTCCACGATGCGTGGGCTGGTTGATCGGGGCTTCGTCGAGATGGACGACGATCTCCGGGTCTCGGCGACCGCCCTTGGCCGCCTCGCCTCGCGTTTTTACCTCCGGCTGGATACTGCCCGGCACTTCGGCGATCTCGCCGACGCCGCGGGCGAGGCCGAACTCACCGAGCGAGACATACTCTCGGCCGTCGCGGGGGCCGGCGAGTTTGACAGCGTCAGCGCCCGAACCGACGAACGCGACGCTGTCCACGCGGTCCTGGGCGACGACCGAACCGATCAGGAGACCGTCGTCGACGTCGATCTCGATTCGGGTCAGCGGAAGGTGCTGGCGATCCTGGAGGCCAGCATGCGGGGAACGACGCCGACCGAACTTCAGAGCGACGCCTGGGTGATCCGCCAGAACGCCAATCGCCTCCTGGCTGCACTCCAGGCCTTTCTTGCGGAGTTCGACGGCGCACGCGCGGCGAATCTCGCCCGTCGGATCGAGGCCCGCGTCGAACACGGCATCAGCGACGACGCGGTCGGGTTGACGGCCATCGACGGCGTCGGGTCCGGTCGGGCGAGCAAACTCGCCGCCGAGGGACTGGCGACGCCAGCCGACGTGGTCGCGGCGGGTGTCGAGGGCCTGGTCGACGCGGACCTGAGCGAGGGCGTCGCCGAGCGCGTCCTCGAGAGTGCACGTGACCTGCCGGTGGTCGAGATCGACTGGGGTGACTTCCCCGAGTCGATCCCCCACGGCGAGAACGAGATGTGCGAGGTGACGATCCGGAACACGGCCGGCGGCGGGCAGGCTGGCATCCGCGTGACCGTCAACGGCGTCGAGATGACTGCGAGTGAGACCTACCTTGGCGAGGCGACGCTTCCGGTCGGCGTCTTCGGGGGTGACGCCGACGAACTGACTTTCCGCGTCGAAGTGGCGTTCCCGGAACTCCCGATTCAGCCGGTCGTCGAGACGCGGACGGTCGAAGTTGTCTGA
- a CDS encoding universal stress protein, translating to MYDQILLPVDEQTGPAEVLHHAGEIAHHFDAEIQILYVADTDEYSVTVVDEGVVDGLVEHGKQVVADVGETLDSLDVAHSADVVQGTPAETIVKYASEYGYDLIVMPTHAREGLSRFLLGSVTEKVVRLADVPVLTARMIEEDAFTFPYERILLPTDSSESSRRAAEHGLDLAAAMDAAVDVLSVVETAALGPDIGSNVTSGDFDQGAHEAVSEVASMAEKRGVEASTHVETGSPDEEILSAVDEYDCQAVVMGTTGRRGVDRILLGSVAEKTVRSAPVPVVTVREE from the coding sequence ATGTACGACCAGATCCTCCTCCCGGTCGACGAGCAGACTGGACCCGCCGAGGTACTCCACCATGCCGGCGAGATCGCCCACCACTTCGACGCCGAGATCCAGATCCTCTACGTCGCTGATACCGACGAGTACAGCGTGACAGTCGTTGACGAGGGGGTGGTCGACGGGCTCGTCGAACACGGCAAGCAGGTCGTCGCCGACGTGGGCGAGACCCTCGACTCCCTCGACGTCGCCCACAGCGCCGATGTCGTCCAGGGGACGCCGGCCGAGACGATCGTCAAGTACGCCAGCGAATACGGCTACGACCTGATCGTGATGCCGACCCACGCCCGCGAGGGACTCTCGCGGTTCCTGCTCGGTAGCGTCACTGAAAAGGTCGTCCGACTCGCGGACGTGCCGGTGCTGACCGCCCGGATGATCGAAGAGGATGCGTTTACCTTCCCATACGAGCGCATCCTGCTCCCGACCGACAGCAGCGAATCGTCACGTCGCGCCGCCGAGCACGGCCTCGACCTCGCGGCGGCCATGGACGCCGCGGTCGACGTGCTCTCGGTGGTCGAGACCGCCGCGCTCGGGCCGGATATCGGCTCGAACGTCACCAGCGGCGACTTCGACCAGGGTGCCCACGAGGCGGTCTCGGAGGTCGCGAGCATGGCCGAAAAGCGGGGCGTCGAGGCGAGCACACACGTCGAGACCGGGTCGCCCGACGAGGAGATCCTCTCGGCCGTCGACGAGTACGACTGCCAGGCCGTCGTGATGGGCACGACCGGCCGCCGCGGCGTCGATCGAATCCTGTTGGGCAGCGTCGCCGAGAAGACCGTCCGGTCCGCGCCGGTGCCGGTCGTGACCGTGCGTGAGGAGTGA
- the hjc gene encoding Holliday junction resolvase Hjc, translated as MAASNDKGDRRERELVNELDEAGFAVMRAPASGSATERELPDVLAGDGEDFYAIEAKSSAGDPIYLDGEEVEALLFFSRNFGARPRIGVRFDREEWYFFHPADLYTTDGGNYRVKRETAIAEGTDFAELVGHSEKVRLDEVGDDGPDSATLDILAAFERGDLSREEAAEMLE; from the coding sequence ATGGCAGCCTCGAACGACAAGGGCGACCGCCGGGAGCGCGAACTCGTCAACGAACTCGACGAGGCCGGCTTCGCCGTGATGCGTGCGCCCGCGAGCGGGTCGGCCACCGAGCGCGAACTCCCGGACGTGCTGGCTGGCGACGGCGAGGACTTCTACGCGATCGAGGCCAAGTCCAGCGCCGGCGATCCCATCTATCTCGACGGCGAAGAGGTCGAAGCCCTGCTGTTTTTCTCACGAAACTTCGGCGCGCGCCCGCGGATCGGCGTTCGATTCGACCGCGAGGAGTGGTATTTCTTCCACCCGGCCGACCTCTATACGACCGACGGCGGCAACTACCGCGTCAAGCGCGAGACGGCGATCGCCGAGGGAACTGACTTTGCGGAACTCGTCGGTCACTCCGAGAAGGTCCGCCTCGACGAGGTCGGTGATGACGGCCCGGATTCGGCGACACTCGACATCCTCGCGGCATTCGAGCGCGGCGATCTCTCCCGGGAGGAAGCCGCTGAAATGCTCGAGTGA
- the priL gene encoding DNA primase regulatory subunit PriL, whose translation MESLHARYPFLDASRQAVEAADVDLATVVSQRGPAVDRGRERVESALFDGAVGDTHRQTRVELLSYPVARVIVSLIDQPALTHRYARAEAETAHERFTAELAAGEFRSTDRQQLDLRTLLAEFDLTGAIEARGTGGLREADRFSVAVGAYLDLAAGQRGEPWRLVNRSLADGRVPVDREELLELLRQAVEERIFAGLPLTVPEPIADALAEDVAAVEERLDELDLTREIDTVVPELFPPCMTALLDQVQKGEHLAHHSRFAITSFLASIGMATDDIVDLYEVNPGFGEEMTRYQTDHIRGETSPTEYSPPACATMQSYGDCVNMDDLCEEISHPLSYYEAKLEDADEEEMIDWRERDAADD comes from the coding sequence ATGGAGTCGCTTCACGCCCGGTATCCGTTCCTCGACGCCTCCCGGCAGGCCGTCGAGGCGGCAGATGTCGATCTCGCGACGGTCGTTTCCCAGCGCGGCCCGGCCGTCGACCGTGGACGCGAGCGCGTGGAGTCGGCACTGTTCGACGGGGCTGTCGGTGATACCCACCGCCAGACTCGCGTCGAATTGCTTTCGTATCCAGTCGCGCGGGTCATCGTCTCGCTGATCGACCAGCCGGCGCTGACACATCGCTACGCCCGCGCGGAGGCCGAAACGGCACACGAACGTTTCACGGCGGAACTCGCCGCGGGGGAGTTCCGGTCGACCGACCGACAGCAACTCGATCTGCGGACCCTGCTCGCCGAGTTCGACCTGACGGGGGCTATCGAGGCCCGCGGGACCGGCGGACTGAGGGAGGCGGACCGCTTTTCGGTCGCCGTCGGGGCGTATCTCGACCTCGCGGCCGGGCAACGCGGCGAGCCATGGCGACTCGTCAACCGATCGCTTGCCGACGGCCGGGTGCCGGTCGATCGCGAGGAGTTGCTCGAACTACTCCGGCAGGCTGTCGAAGAGCGGATCTTTGCGGGATTGCCGCTCACCGTTCCGGAACCGATCGCCGACGCGCTCGCCGAGGATGTCGCGGCCGTCGAGGAGCGCCTGGACGAACTCGATCTGACCCGCGAAATCGACACTGTCGTCCCGGAACTGTTCCCGCCGTGTATGACCGCACTGCTCGATCAGGTCCAGAAGGGCGAACACCTCGCGCATCATTCGCGGTTTGCGATCACCTCGTTCCTGGCGTCGATCGGGATGGCGACCGACGACATCGTCGACCTCTACGAGGTCAATCCGGGCTTTGGCGAGGAGATGACCCGCTATCAGACCGATCACATTCGGGGGGAAACATCGCCGACGGAGTACTCCCCGCCCGCGTGTGCAACCATGCAGTCCTACGGTGATTGTGTCAACATGGACGACCTGTGTGAGGAGATCTCGCATCCGCTCAGTTACTATGAGGCGAAACTCGAAGACGCCGACGAGGAGGAGATGATCGACTGGCGTGAGCGCGACGCTGCGGACGACTAA
- a CDS encoding DNA polymerase sliding clamp, translated as MFNAIVSADTLRTALDSVSVLVEECKLRLEEDGLEIRAVDPANVGMVDLTLSAAAFESYETDGGVIGVNLSRLEDIAGMADSDQLIHLELDEETRKLEIAIDGLEYTLALIDPDSIRQEPDLPDLDLASEIVLEGRDVDRAVTASDMVSDHVALGVDETDELFYVDAEGDTDDVHLELGREDLIDLTAGSARSLFSLDYLKDMNKAIPNDAEVTMELGEEFPVKMHFDIAEGQGSVTYMLAPRVQSD; from the coding sequence ATGTTCAACGCCATCGTGAGTGCGGACACGCTACGGACGGCACTGGACTCCGTCAGCGTGCTGGTCGAGGAGTGTAAGCTGCGGCTCGAAGAGGACGGGCTGGAGATCCGAGCGGTCGACCCGGCCAACGTCGGCATGGTCGACCTGACGCTGTCGGCTGCCGCCTTCGAGTCCTACGAGACCGACGGCGGCGTCATCGGGGTCAATCTCTCGCGGCTCGAAGACATCGCCGGGATGGCCGATTCCGACCAACTCATCCACCTCGAACTCGACGAGGAGACCCGCAAGCTCGAGATCGCCATCGACGGCCTCGAATATACCCTCGCACTGATCGACCCGGATTCGATCCGCCAGGAGCCCGATCTGCCCGACCTCGATCTCGCCTCGGAGATCGTCCTCGAAGGTCGAGACGTCGACCGCGCCGTGACGGCTTCGGACATGGTTAGCGATCACGTCGCCCTTGGGGTCGACGAGACCGACGAGCTGTTCTACGTCGACGCGGAGGGCGACACCGACGACGTCCATCTGGAACTCGGTCGCGAGGACCTCATCGACCTGACCGCCGGGTCCGCCCGGTCGCTGTTCTCGCTGGACTATCTCAAGGACATGAACAAGGCGATCCCGAACGACGCCGAGGTCACGATGGAACTCGGCGAGGAGTTCCCCGTCAAGATGCACTTCGATATCGCCGAGGGGCAGGGTTCGGTCACCTACATGCTCGCGCCGCGGGTCCAGAGCGACTAG